In Deltaproteobacteria bacterium, the following proteins share a genomic window:
- a CDS encoding cytochrome b N-terminal domain-containing protein yields the protein MHLMGWLDERTGIKEYWKKKKALLIPDHVTFFYCFGGISLTILFLQLVSGLFMTLFYVPKPEEAFKSILRMSSEIPLGGLTRNMHRWGATILIATVITHMFNVFYHKAFQRPRELNWLSGFTMFIVVFLFSITGMILPWNWTSYWVLVMWTDYVGTFPVIGQFLTGPLIEYFSVVRSFVIHVLILPLISAVFLILHFKMVKRHGISGPL from the coding sequence ATGCATTTAATGGGTTGGCTTGATGAAAGGACAGGGATAAAAGAATACTGGAAAAAAAAGAAGGCGCTCCTTATCCCAGACCATGTAACATTCTTTTACTGTTTCGGCGGAATATCCCTGACAATACTTTTCCTGCAATTAGTCAGCGGGCTTTTTATGACGCTCTTTTATGTGCCAAAGCCGGAAGAGGCATTCAAAAGCATCCTACGCATGAGCAGTGAAATTCCACTGGGCGGGCTTACACGAAATATGCACCGCTGGGGCGCGACAATCCTTATTGCAACAGTCATAACCCACATGTTCAATGTCTTTTATCACAAGGCATTTCAGAGGCCCAGAGAACTGAACTGGCTTTCAGGTTTTACCATGTTTATTGTGGTATTCCTGTTCAGCATTACAGGTATGATACTTCCATGGAACTGGACATCTTACTGGGTTCTTGTTATGTGGACTGATTATGTGGGCACATTCCCTGTAATCGGACAATTTCTTACAGGACCGCTTATTGAATATTTCAGCGTAGTCCGCAGTTTTGTTATACATGTACTTATTCTGCCGCTCATCTCGGCTGTATTTTTAATACTCCATTTCAAGATGGTAAAGAGGCACGGCATATCAGGACCGCTATAA